A single window of Acidimicrobiales bacterium DNA harbors:
- a CDS encoding YbaK/EbsC family protein, which produces MTVHRNVKAVVDAGSLLGVEVRPREFPEGTRTAVDAALAIGVDLAQIVKSLVFCVDGELVVALVSGPNLVDEGKLAAAAGGERAWREDASTVREATGFPIGGIPPFGHHEPLRVFVDADLLLHDEVWAAAGTPSVNFPISPDALVRATGGRVCDLARSG; this is translated from the coding sequence GTGACCGTGCACCGCAACGTCAAGGCCGTGGTCGACGCCGGGAGCCTCCTCGGCGTCGAGGTCCGCCCACGGGAGTTCCCCGAGGGCACGCGGACGGCCGTGGATGCCGCTCTCGCCATCGGCGTGGACCTGGCCCAGATCGTGAAATCCCTGGTGTTCTGCGTCGACGGCGAGCTGGTCGTCGCCCTGGTGAGCGGGCCCAACCTGGTGGACGAGGGCAAGCTGGCCGCTGCGGCCGGGGGCGAGCGGGCGTGGCGGGAGGACGCCTCCACCGTGCGCGAGGCGACCGGCTTCCCCATCGGCGGGATCCCGCCGTTCGGCCACCACGAGCCGCTGCGGGTCTTCGTGGACGCCGACCTGCTGCTCCACGACGAGGTGTGGGCGGCGGCGGGCACGCCCTCGGTGAACTTCCCGATCAGCCCCGACGCCCTCGTCCGAGCGACCGGCGGCCGCGTCTGCGACCTCGCCCGGTCCGGCTAG
- a CDS encoding DNA polymerase IV: protein MPAGTGEPTILHVDMDAFYASVEVLRDPSLAGRPVIVGGAGDRGVVASCSYEARAYGVASAMPSARARRLCPSAVFVHGDLSRYGEYSRRIHAVFTSYTPLVEGISLDEAFLDVGGARRLFGPAPDIAAAVRRRIRDEVGLGCSVGVAPSKLLAKLASKQAKPRASLSGVVEGPGVVVVRPGEELAFLHPMPVGALWGVGPRTADKLRAKGVGTVGDLAAVPRATVVEWLGPAAGTQLWELAWARDARPVEPSRPPKSVGHEETFAVDLRERADLHREVVRQSDAVAARLRGAGLAGRTVTVKVRFNDFATITRSRTLPEAVDTAPELASAAGALLDGVDAGPGVRLLGVSVGNLTEGAARQLELGVGGPGWGEASEAVDGVRARFGPDAVGPAALLGGGGLRVRRPGDQQWGPGGGSAP from the coding sequence GTGCCCGCCGGGACGGGGGAGCCGACGATCCTCCACGTCGACATGGACGCGTTCTACGCGTCGGTCGAGGTGCTCCGCGACCCGTCGCTCGCCGGGCGCCCGGTGATCGTGGGCGGCGCCGGCGACCGGGGCGTGGTGGCGTCGTGCTCGTACGAGGCACGGGCCTACGGGGTGGCGTCGGCCATGCCGTCCGCCCGGGCCCGGCGCCTGTGCCCGTCGGCGGTGTTCGTCCACGGCGACCTGTCCCGCTACGGCGAGTACAGCCGGCGCATCCACGCCGTGTTCACCTCGTACACCCCGCTGGTGGAGGGCATCTCGCTGGACGAGGCGTTCCTCGACGTGGGCGGCGCCCGTCGCCTGTTCGGACCCGCCCCCGACATCGCCGCCGCCGTCCGCCGGCGCATCCGGGACGAGGTCGGGCTGGGCTGCTCGGTGGGCGTCGCCCCGTCGAAGCTGCTGGCCAAGCTGGCGTCCAAGCAGGCCAAGCCCCGGGCGTCGCTGAGCGGCGTCGTCGAGGGCCCCGGCGTGGTGGTCGTGCGGCCGGGGGAGGAGTTGGCCTTCCTTCACCCCATGCCGGTCGGCGCCCTGTGGGGCGTCGGACCGCGGACGGCGGACAAGCTGCGGGCCAAGGGCGTCGGGACGGTGGGCGACCTGGCAGCCGTCCCCCGGGCGACCGTGGTCGAGTGGCTCGGACCGGCCGCCGGCACGCAGCTGTGGGAGCTGGCCTGGGCCCGCGACGCCCGGCCGGTGGAGCCTTCCCGCCCGCCGAAGTCGGTCGGCCACGAGGAGACGTTCGCCGTGGACCTCCGGGAGCGGGCCGACCTGCACCGCGAGGTGGTCCGCCAGTCCGACGCGGTGGCGGCCCGCCTGCGGGGTGCCGGGCTGGCCGGGCGCACGGTGACGGTGAAGGTGCGCTTCAACGACTTCGCCACCATCACCCGCTCGCGCACGCTGCCCGAGGCGGTCGACACCGCACCCGAGCTGGCGTCGGCGGCCGGCGCGCTGCTCGACGGCGTGGACGCCGGCCCCGGCGTGCGCCTCCTCGGGGTGAGCGTCGGCAACCTCACCGAGGGGGCCGCCCGCCAGCTGGAGCTGGGCGTCGGCGGCCCGGGCTGGGGCGAGGCGTCCGAGGCGGTCGACGGCGTGCGGGCCCGGTTCGGGCCGGACGCGGTGGGACCGGCGGCGCTGCTGGGCGGGGGCGGGCTGCGCGTCCGCCGCCCCGGCGACCAGCAGTGGGGACCAGGGGGCGGTTCGGCGCCTTGA
- a CDS encoding DUF3040 domain-containing protein, protein MPLSEEEQRILHEIERSFYEHDPDFAKGVSETTLYRHAGRNCKWAALGFVAGLVLLLASFASSRVLGAFGFLLMLASTLVFERNFRKMGKAGWQELTQTVREKGFPNLLGDTRKRLGERFKRDDSGQ, encoded by the coding sequence TTGCCGCTTTCGGAAGAAGAGCAGCGGATCCTCCACGAGATCGAGCGCAGCTTCTACGAGCACGACCCCGACTTCGCCAAGGGCGTCAGCGAGACGACGCTGTACCGGCACGCCGGCCGGAACTGCAAGTGGGCCGCCCTCGGCTTCGTCGCCGGCCTCGTCCTCCTCCTGGCGTCCTTCGCCTCCAGCCGCGTCCTCGGCGCCTTCGGCTTCCTCCTGATGCTGGCGTCGACGCTCGTCTTCGAGCGCAACTTCCGCAAGATGGGCAAGGCGGGCTGGCAGGAGCTCACCCAGACGGTGCGGGAGAAGGGCTTCCCCAACCTGTTGGGCGACACCCGCAAGCGGCTGGGCGAGCGCTTCAAGCGCGACGACTCCGGCCAATAG